One Aneurinibacillus migulanus genomic region harbors:
- a CDS encoding sensor domain-containing diguanylate cyclase, with protein MSHEYCGEQTERHIRLLRLLNELNVYIAEETELERALVFTGETVRRALGAGMCVALMEEQEQNLQVWVDTDREESRYCFGLKALASERQVLEDGAVQILYPQKQSVRVTLLPLHTYGTLCLLPIQHNEKRHGVLYVFHEQEMVIEGDLLEFLEGVAARLSIAVYNWQQQQDLQYQRRKLQLLYDMMAIAADADKNIEDVLELVHRQIAETFHCSRVIIGLVDEAGEKIVLSNASGKVNTKWAGSLTLPASVGGDRRHEEAFRTGLPVVVKDGRYDERCGDAAHLLDLYSGVTVPIMYKDNPLGVIYADNKEYRRFTDMQLQFLTAIARQLGTVIMNVRQYEHIKTLAVTDGLTGLHTRQYFSERYAEEYASAERYNMPLCLVMIDIDDFKKINDTYGHVVGDNVLVAVSHMVQRQVRAYDIVARYGGEELILLLPRTQLEDAYRIVERIRMAFRSLDFSFLITASIGLAAYPYHAQNKEELLMLADDAMYRAKHQGKDRIKIAKNKLGTV; from the coding sequence ATTTACTGGAGAAACGGTTCGGCGTGCCTTAGGCGCCGGCATGTGTGTGGCGCTAATGGAGGAACAAGAACAAAATCTACAGGTATGGGTGGATACCGATCGAGAGGAAAGCCGATATTGTTTTGGGCTGAAGGCACTAGCATCCGAAAGACAAGTATTAGAGGATGGTGCAGTGCAAATACTGTATCCACAAAAGCAATCCGTCCGTGTCACGCTTTTGCCGCTACATACGTACGGAACGCTTTGTTTGCTTCCCATTCAGCATAATGAGAAGCGACATGGAGTGCTCTATGTATTTCATGAACAGGAGATGGTAATCGAGGGAGATTTATTAGAATTTTTAGAAGGGGTTGCTGCTCGTCTAAGTATTGCTGTTTACAATTGGCAGCAACAGCAGGATTTGCAATACCAGAGACGCAAGCTTCAGCTTTTATATGATATGATGGCGATAGCGGCGGACGCTGATAAAAATATAGAGGATGTATTAGAACTTGTGCACCGTCAAATTGCTGAGACATTTCACTGTTCTCGCGTAATCATCGGCCTCGTTGATGAAGCGGGAGAGAAGATTGTACTTTCAAATGCCAGCGGCAAAGTAAACACCAAGTGGGCCGGTTCTTTGACACTTCCAGCTTCTGTAGGAGGTGATCGAAGACATGAGGAAGCGTTTCGTACCGGGTTGCCGGTAGTGGTGAAGGACGGGAGATATGATGAGCGCTGTGGGGATGCTGCACATCTATTAGATTTGTACAGCGGAGTCACGGTGCCTATTATGTATAAAGATAATCCGCTTGGCGTAATTTATGCTGATAATAAGGAGTACCGAAGATTCACCGATATGCAGCTGCAATTTTTAACCGCAATTGCGCGTCAATTGGGAACGGTGATTATGAATGTACGGCAATATGAGCATATTAAGACACTAGCTGTTACCGATGGATTGACAGGGCTTCATACGCGACAATATTTTTCCGAACGTTATGCGGAAGAGTATGCGAGTGCTGAACGGTATAATATGCCTCTGTGCCTCGTTATGATCGATATTGATGATTTTAAAAAAATCAACGATACATATGGGCATGTTGTGGGGGATAACGTTCTGGTGGCTGTATCCCATATGGTACAGCGGCAGGTCCGAGCATATGACATTGTGGCGAGGTATGGAGGCGAAGAGCTAATTCTGCTGCTACCGCGTACGCAATTGGAAGATGCATATCGCATTGTTGAGCGGATTCGAATGGCATTTCGTTCGCTCGATTTTTCATTTCTGATTACGGCAAGCATCGGCCTTGCCGCTTACCCGTATCACGCCCAGAATAAAGAAGAGTTGCTTATGCTTGCTGATGATGCCATGTACCGTGCTAAGCATCAGGGGAAGGATCGCATTAAAATCGCAAAAAATAAATTAGGGACAGTTTGA